From Plasmodium yoelii strain 17X genome assembly, chromosome: 11, a single genomic window includes:
- a CDS encoding aminomethyltransferase, mitochondrial, putative produces MRNIFTSTKKRFPNFRYFSSLPKAKEQVKKTILYDLHKKKNAIFKIFNGFYLPDEYKDDTLITSHLHTRSKCSIFDYTYRPILKISGNDKIIFLEKYIGSDIKGLWENECRISFLLTENGGILDDIVIILKPEHLLVYLNIQCKEKVYKYLNDKLLENTKLDVKIEEYNTHSSICIQGCKSTDVLNELINDNTNVDEFSLMSSNVCKLNNVDDCLLNRYTCTGEDGYDILIPNKHVQDIYKCILNNSLVKPGGLAVLNTLRLESGFSVYGKDINENYTPIESNYQWVLGNRRLKELDFNGAKIILDQIKNGTKIKRVGITVNSNIVPKENSKIYLNEKNQENYIGYITSSCFSPMLQKPIAMGYVNSNHSTVNNIVKVECLDKLEEAQITKMPFVPLSV; encoded by the exons atgagaaatatatttacaagTACAAAAAAGAGGTTTCCCAATTTTCGCtatttttcatcattacCAAAAGCAAAG GAACAAGTTAAAAAGACAATTCTGTACGACctccataaaaaaaaaaatgcaatttttaaaattttcaacGGTTTTTATTTACCAGATGAATATAAAGATGATACATTAATAACCTCTCATTTACATACGAGATCTAAATGCTCAATTTTTGACTACACATATAGAccaatattaaaaataagtggtaatgataaaataatatttttggaaaaatatattgggAGTGATATAAAAGGTTTATGGGAAAATGAATGTAGAATtagttttttattaacagAAAATGGGGGTATATTAGATgatatagtaataatattaaaaccAGAACATTTATtagtatatttaaatatccAATGTAAagaaaaagtatataaatatttaaatgataaattatTAGAAAATACAAAACTTGATGTAAAAATAGAAGAATATAATACTCATAGTTCTATATGTATACAAGGTTGTAAATCTACAGATGTATTAaatgaattaataaatgataatacaAATGTTGATGAGTTTAGTTTGATGTCTAGTAATGTatgtaaattaaataatgtaGATGATTGTCTATTAAATAGATATACATGTACAGGTGAAGATGGATATGATATACTTATACCTAATAAACATGTACAagacatatataaatgtatactTAATAATTCGCTAGTTAAACCTGGTGGTTTAGCTGTATTAAATACTCTAAGATTAGAAAGTGGATTTTCAGTATATGGAAAagatattaatgaaaattatactCCAATTGAATCTAATTATCAATGGGTATTAGGAAATAGAAGATTAAAAGAATTAGATTTCAATGGTgctaaaattattttagatcaaattaaaaatggaacaaaaataaaaagagtTGGTATTACTGTTAATTCAAATATTGTACCAAAAGAAAAttctaaaatatatttaaatgaaaaaaatcaagaaaattatattggATATATAACAAGTAGCTGTTTTTCGCCTATGCTACAAAAGCCAATAGCTATGGGTTATGTAAATTCAAATCATTCAACAGTTAATAATATTGTGAAAGTTGAATGTTTGGATAAATTGGAAGAAGCtcaaataacaaaaatgcCATTTGTCCCTTTATCAGTATAA
- a CDS encoding ubiquitin-activating enzyme, putative, whose amino-acid sequence MMPYLTYRKYGGCCACLILGYYLKDILNWIERKQIYMDFYNKIKDILYEKGEKIFPYFFRFLNKYNSINIIEDKFFYKNFDKNVVEKHGKYINIEEINTNSLNTIFKTKILIIGIGGLGSPICFYLSKFGFSEIGLVDGDKVEKSNLHRQIIHKKKNIGLNKTISAKLTLNDFDENTNIVCYPYFLDKKKGLEIIKYYDIIIDCTDNISTRFLINDLCLLYKKKLIFGSALGLYGQLNVYNLNDNDSNCYRCLKNFNNHNEMQNCDENGILSTVTGIIGLLQANEAIKFSANLKEKTLKPFLSYNSFSNNKPFEVINMNYKNKNCICSIYNYNELYNFIINYDYSNISKIGQCTKIDNLNENNYHIDIYNFIDVLNNKFSFFNFIPNYLVILDVRKYNNSNIYGLKNSIKWSYDDIIENVYSASHNNSDNTIYTIFDKLNILEKKGKIVIIVICRRGIDSLKITQLFNNIFLKNGNTSNIPFDKKNIHIQEKDIFVYNMKGGYLELQKKIFKNLPFL is encoded by the coding sequence ATGATGCCATATTTGacatatagaaaatatgGAGGGTGTTGTGCATGTTTAATTTTAGGctattatttaaaagataTTTTAAATTGGATAGAAAGAAAACAGATATATATGGatttttataacaaaataaaagatatattatatgaaaaaggTGAAAAGATatttccttatttttttcgatttttaaACAAGTACAATAGTATTAACATAATTGAAGAcaaatttttttacaaaaattttgataaaaatgttGTTGAAAAAcatggaaaatatattaacatagaagaaataaatacaaattcattaaatacaatatttaaaacaaaaattctAATTATAGGAATAGGAGGGTTAGGATCACcaatatgtttttatttaagcAAATTTGGGTTTTCAGAAATTGGATTGGTAGATGGTGATAAAGTAGAAAAATCAAATTTACATAGACaaataattcataaaaaaaaaaatataggtttaaataaaacaatatcaGCAAAATTAACTTTAAATGATTTTGatgaaaatacaaatatagtatgttatccatattttttagataaaaaaaaaggattagaaattataaaatattatgatataataatagattgtACTGATAATATAAGTACTagatttttaataaatgatttATGTCttctttataaaaaaaaattaatatttggTAGTGCATTGGGTTTGTATGGACAATTAAATgtgtataatttaaatgataatgatTCTAATTGTTATAgatgtttaaaaaattttaacaaTCATAATGAAATGCAAAATTGTGATGAAAATGGTATATTATCAACAGTTACAGGAATAATCGGATTATTACAAGCTAATGAAGCAATTAAATTTTCTGcaaatttaaaagaaaaaacctTAAAACCATTTTTAAGTTATAACAGTTTTTCCAATAATAAACCATTTGAAGTaattaatatgaattataaaaataaaaattgtatatgctctatttataattataatgaattatataattttattataaattatgattattcaaatatttcGAAAATTGGCCAATGTACAAAAATagataatttaaatgaaaataattatcatatagatatttataattttattgatgtattaaataataaattttctttttttaattttattccaAATTATTTAGTAATATTGGATGTtaggaaatataataattctaatatatatGGTCTTAAAAATTCAATAAAATGGAGTTATGAtgatattattgaaaatgtttaTTCGGCTTCACATAATAATTCAGATAATACCATTTACACcatttttgataaattaaatattttagaaaaaaaaggaaagatAGTTATTATTGTCATTTGTAGAAGAGGTATtgattcattaaaaataacacaactttttaataatatttttttgaaaaatggaaatacATCAAATATACCATTtgataagaaaaatattcatattcaagaaaaagatatttttgtatataatatgaaaggTGGGTATCTTGAGCttcaaaagaaaatatttaaaaatttgcCATTTCTTTGA